A genomic region of Antennarius striatus isolate MH-2024 chromosome 4, ASM4005453v1, whole genome shotgun sequence contains the following coding sequences:
- the tph2 gene encoding tryptophan 5-hydroxylase 2 isoform X1, which translates to MASSHVMKTNTEPVPRMQPAMMMFSSKYWSRRGMSLDSAMFDHQQQRHTGGQMSRRTSFCPINEVKNGSLTEDDGKTAVVFSLKNEVGCLVKALRLFQEKRVNLRHIESRPSRRVLNEVEIFADCSCSKKEFNELLEHLKDHVNIITFNTPAHVWSVEADGDDVPWFPMKISELDQCSKRVLMYGSELDADHPGFKDDVYRERRKYFVEVAMNYKFGQPIPRIEYTAEEIKTWGVVFRELTKLYPTHACREYLKNLPLLRKECGYREDNIPQLEDVSLFLRERSGFTVRPVAGYLSPRDFLAGLAYRVFNCTQYIRHSIDPLYTPEPDTCHELLGHVPLLADPKFAQFSQEIGLASLGATDEDVQKLATCYFFTIEFGLCKQDGQLRAYGAGLLSSIGELTHALSDQACVKVFDPKTTCTQECLITTFQEVYFVSESFEEAKEKMREFAKTIKRPFSVYYNPYTQSIDLLKDTQSIENVVRDLRSDLTIVCDALGKMNTYMGI; encoded by the exons ATGGCCTCATCCCATGTGATGAAGACCAACACGGAACCAGTGCCTAGGATGCAGCCGGCCATGATGATGTTCTCCAGCAAGTACTGGTCCAGGAGGGGGATGTCGCTGGACTCGGCTATGTTTGACCACCAGCAGCAACGCCACACAGGTGGTCAGATG TCTAGGCGAACATCCTTCTGTCCCATCAATGAGGTGAAGAACGGCTCGCTCACTGAGGATGATGGGAAGACAGCCGTGGTGTTTTCTCTGAAGAACGAGGTGGGCTGTCTGGTCAAAGCGCTCCGCCTCTTCCAG GAGAAACGTGTGAACTTGAGGCACATTGAGTCTCGGCCATCGAGGCGAGTCTTGAACGAGGTGGAGATCTTTGCAGACTGCAGCTGCAGTAAGAAAGAGTTCAACGAGCTACTGGAGCATCTCAAAGATCACGtcaacatcatcaccttcaACACGCCTGCACACGTCTGGTCTGTAGAGGCAG ATGGAGACGATGTTCCATGGTTTCCAATGAAAATCTCAGAGTTGGATCAGTGTTCAAAAAGAGTGCTAATGTATGGCTCCGAACTGGACGCAGACCATCCT GGCTTTAAGGATGATGTTTATCGCGAGAGGAGAAAATACTTTGTCGAGGTAGCCATGAATTATAAATT TGGGCAGCCCATCCCACGGATCGAGTACACGGCAGAGGAGATCAAGACGTGGGGCGTCGTCTTCAGAGAACTGACCAAACTCTACCCGACTCACGCCTGCAGAGAATACCTGAAGAACCTGCCGCTGCTCAGAAAAGAATGTGGCTACAGAGAAGACAACATCCCTCAGCTGGAGGACGTCTCACTGTTCCTCAGAG AGAGGTCAGGGTTCACGGTTCGGCCAGTTGCTGGTTATCTGTCTCCCAGAGACTTCCTGGCTGGTTTGGCCTATAGAGTGTTTAACTGCACTCAATACATCCGCCACAGCATCGACCCCCTCTACACACCTGAACC CGACACGTGTCATGAGCTGCTGGGTCACGTCCCTCTGCTGGCTGACCCCAAGTTTGCTCAGTTCTCCCAGGAGATCGGTTTGGCTTCTCTGGGAGCCACTGATGAGGATGTCCAGAAACTGGCCACA TGTTATTTCTTCACTATCGAGTTTGGACTCTGCAAACAGGACGGTCAGTTGAGAGCCTACGGAGCAGGACTACTGTCATCGATTGGAGAGCTGACg catgccctgTCAGATCAGGCTTGTGTGAAGGTGTTTGACCCAAAGACCACTTGTACCCAGGAATGTCTGATCACCACCTTCCAGGAGGTTTACTTTGTCTCTGAGAGCTTTGAGGAGGCCAAGGAGAAGATGAG GGAGTTTGCGAAGACAATCAAGAGGCCCTTCTCGGTGTACTACAACCCGTACACTCAGAGCATCGACCTGCTGAAGGACACCCAAAGCATTGAGAACGTGGTGCGTGACCTGCGTAGTGACCTGACCATCGTCTGCGATGCCCTGGGGAAGATGAACACCTACATGGGCATCTGA
- the tph2 gene encoding tryptophan 5-hydroxylase 2 isoform X2, with the protein MSRRTSFCPINEVKNGSLTEDDGKTAVVFSLKNEVGCLVKALRLFQEKRVNLRHIESRPSRRVLNEVEIFADCSCSKKEFNELLEHLKDHVNIITFNTPAHVWSVEADGDDVPWFPMKISELDQCSKRVLMYGSELDADHPGFKDDVYRERRKYFVEVAMNYKFGQPIPRIEYTAEEIKTWGVVFRELTKLYPTHACREYLKNLPLLRKECGYREDNIPQLEDVSLFLRERSGFTVRPVAGYLSPRDFLAGLAYRVFNCTQYIRHSIDPLYTPEPDTCHELLGHVPLLADPKFAQFSQEIGLASLGATDEDVQKLATCYFFTIEFGLCKQDGQLRAYGAGLLSSIGELTHALSDQACVKVFDPKTTCTQECLITTFQEVYFVSESFEEAKEKMREFAKTIKRPFSVYYNPYTQSIDLLKDTQSIENVVRDLRSDLTIVCDALGKMNTYMGI; encoded by the exons ATG TCTAGGCGAACATCCTTCTGTCCCATCAATGAGGTGAAGAACGGCTCGCTCACTGAGGATGATGGGAAGACAGCCGTGGTGTTTTCTCTGAAGAACGAGGTGGGCTGTCTGGTCAAAGCGCTCCGCCTCTTCCAG GAGAAACGTGTGAACTTGAGGCACATTGAGTCTCGGCCATCGAGGCGAGTCTTGAACGAGGTGGAGATCTTTGCAGACTGCAGCTGCAGTAAGAAAGAGTTCAACGAGCTACTGGAGCATCTCAAAGATCACGtcaacatcatcaccttcaACACGCCTGCACACGTCTGGTCTGTAGAGGCAG ATGGAGACGATGTTCCATGGTTTCCAATGAAAATCTCAGAGTTGGATCAGTGTTCAAAAAGAGTGCTAATGTATGGCTCCGAACTGGACGCAGACCATCCT GGCTTTAAGGATGATGTTTATCGCGAGAGGAGAAAATACTTTGTCGAGGTAGCCATGAATTATAAATT TGGGCAGCCCATCCCACGGATCGAGTACACGGCAGAGGAGATCAAGACGTGGGGCGTCGTCTTCAGAGAACTGACCAAACTCTACCCGACTCACGCCTGCAGAGAATACCTGAAGAACCTGCCGCTGCTCAGAAAAGAATGTGGCTACAGAGAAGACAACATCCCTCAGCTGGAGGACGTCTCACTGTTCCTCAGAG AGAGGTCAGGGTTCACGGTTCGGCCAGTTGCTGGTTATCTGTCTCCCAGAGACTTCCTGGCTGGTTTGGCCTATAGAGTGTTTAACTGCACTCAATACATCCGCCACAGCATCGACCCCCTCTACACACCTGAACC CGACACGTGTCATGAGCTGCTGGGTCACGTCCCTCTGCTGGCTGACCCCAAGTTTGCTCAGTTCTCCCAGGAGATCGGTTTGGCTTCTCTGGGAGCCACTGATGAGGATGTCCAGAAACTGGCCACA TGTTATTTCTTCACTATCGAGTTTGGACTCTGCAAACAGGACGGTCAGTTGAGAGCCTACGGAGCAGGACTACTGTCATCGATTGGAGAGCTGACg catgccctgTCAGATCAGGCTTGTGTGAAGGTGTTTGACCCAAAGACCACTTGTACCCAGGAATGTCTGATCACCACCTTCCAGGAGGTTTACTTTGTCTCTGAGAGCTTTGAGGAGGCCAAGGAGAAGATGAG GGAGTTTGCGAAGACAATCAAGAGGCCCTTCTCGGTGTACTACAACCCGTACACTCAGAGCATCGACCTGCTGAAGGACACCCAAAGCATTGAGAACGTGGTGCGTGACCTGCGTAGTGACCTGACCATCGTCTGCGATGCCCTGGGGAAGATGAACACCTACATGGGCATCTGA